The region GGCCATCATCTGTTGCTTCAATTTGACGATCATAATCAGGGTATGCTTCAGCAATGGTTTTATCTGATTGAGATTTTTCTTCTTTTGCGTGATTACCTTCGATTAGTTCACCATCCCAAACCAGCTCAACAGGTGAGTTGGTTGTGATTTTAGTTTCAACTAAAGAAGTGCGGTTTGTTGCAAAGCGCAGTGTCATTTCTACTTTTACGTCATCAGAGCTTAATACTTGCACTAATGCACCAGGAAGGCTGTACGCTTCCATAGTAAATTCAACTTTCTTGCCGTCTTTAAATACACTTAGGCGATCGAAATTATTTGCCATGAAGTTAATGTATTCTTCGGTAAGTAGAGCCGTTCCTGGGAAACCACCCATACCATCATCGTTGTCTGGTAGTAGATGACCGTGCCAAGAGCCCATGTCAAAGAATGGGTTAAAACGTTGGTGATCATCAAAATCGTAATCACGCATATATTCAGGGGAACCAGTGCGATCAATCACGTCTTTAAATTGTGCCGCTTTAAGCTCTGTAGAGTTAAGGTCTGTCGGTGATGTTTGTGCGCAGCCCACAGCGAAAAGGGCAGTAGCAACAGCAAGTGCAGAAATTTTTAAATTCATAATTAAATTCTTATAATTGATTTAGTAAAGGTTTAGTAAATTTAACTCAGTAGATATTATTGATAAATAGAACAGTTGTCCGTGAACTCAGTCTCATTTAATGAAGCTGAGTTCAGGAAGAGTGTGATGTAGTTACCAGTAATAGTACTGCATGATAAATATTTCGTTATCTGACTCTGTAGTGTCGTTACCCATAAAGAATTTAGTATCAATGGCTGTGGCAAATTTACCATCGGCGTATTCATACCAAACACCACCATTGATGTAAGAGGTCGTTTCATCTTCGGCAGTATCAAGTTTAGTATTGGCATAGTTGTATGCAGCAGAAAGGTAAACGCCTTTAGCCACTTCATAATAAGCACTGGTCATGATGCCGGTTTCTGTACCTTCACTAATGTCATTACCTTGATCAGTATGATGCCAAACTCGAGCAGATAAGGTTTTATATTCCGCCCCGATTAAGTACATCTCACCATCGCCATCGGTAAACTCTGCACCACCAAGCAACGTTAAATCCTCGGCAATATCATACTGAACATAACCATTTACAAAGGCGGCATAGCTGTATTTATTCGTGTATTCATCATATTTACCAAAGTTAACTAATGCATCATCTTCAGAGAAATCAGACTCAGGAGCAGCAGAAACACTGTAACGAAGTCCCCCAACTTCATTACGGATCTTAATGCCTACATTTACATCTCGTGTGTTAGGTAAGGTGTAACCATTTTCTGGTGTTGCATCTCCCCACCATTGAATATCATCTAAAGAAGAGTCAATACGACCAGCAATAAATTCCGTTCCTGCATCGGTTCTATAACCAGCATAAAATCGGTTAATGCCTCCTTCAAAACCTCCCCAACCGTGGCCAGTAGCCCAAGCATTGCCTTCGTCATCGGCTTGTACTGTCCAGCCTTCGCCGTAAATTAGACCAAACCAGTTGCCTTCTTCAATAGCAAGGCCTCCTTCAATATAAGTACCATCGCTATAACGGCCTTTATCGTCACCATCAAAGAAGGTACGACCACCAATTCCCATTTCACCGTAAAAGTCGGTTTCAATAGCGTGAACATTAGCTGCTAAAAGTAGAGTTGAAAGTAATGACAGCTTTGCAAAAGTAGGTTTCATAATTAGAGTTTCTCACTGTAATAGAAAAATTATTGTTATTGTTTGATAGGAAAGAACCGAAACTAAGTATCTACGGAGTAACTTATCAATAAGAAAAGGATAGCTAGAAATTAAGGGCTGGAATAGAGGTGTAAGAGATAAGTGTGAGCGAGAGAAAACGATTTTTACTTATATTTACCTAAAGTTTTACTTATAAAAAGTTCTAATTTATATGTGTTTTTTAGAAAGGAATTGAGATAAGTAATCTTATTCTCAACGTAATTTTAGAGACGAAAAAGGCACTGGGGGTATCAGTGCCTTTTGTCTTATTTAGAGAAACTAAATGCTAATTTGATTTCTACTTATTTTGCCGATGCTGTTTTTAGTTCAGCTGCTTTTTCTTGCTTCTTTTCAAAGCGAGAGATCCACCAGTATGCAAGTGCAGAGAATACCATTGTCATAAATACATTGATGAAGAAGGCTTCTACTAAGTCAACACCCGTTGGGAAAGCTGATGCCGTCATGCTTACTACAAAAATAGTAATAAGAACCGATACCACACCCATACCTACTTTACGTGAGCCCATACGGAAATCACGAGGAGTATCATCGTGCTTTAGACGGAAAACAAAGTAAGCAACCATAATAAAGATAGGTGGTAGCATTGCCGTACCAGCCGTTAAGTTAATTGCTGTATTCATCATGTCTTGTACAGATTCAGAGCCAAAGCCATTTACAACTAGCATCACAACTACGAAAGCAAACTGCCACCATGCTGCGCGAACAGGAACACCGTGCTCGTTTAGTTCTGTTGTTTTCTCACCGTAAACACCTTGAGGGATTTCAGAGAAGTGAATTTTAACTGGCGCTGCAGTCCACATCATCATCGAACCGAACATTGCGATGAAAAGAACGATACCAACAAAGCGACCAACTAATGATTCAGACACGTTGAAGTATTGAGCCATACCCGTAAAGATTTCAACCATACCACCAGCGTAGGTTAGAGAATCACGAGCAACAAACACGTTTACAAGTAAAGAACCAACAGCATACATAGCACCAATTAGGATACCTGCGGCAATGATAACTTTAATAAACGTCTTTTGACCGCCTTTCACATCTTTCAAATAAGCTGCGGCAGTTTCTGCACCACCGGCTGCTTGGAAGATCCAACACATAATACCTAGCGTTGCCCAGTTAATGGTTGGAGTCATTGCTTCTAGTGTGATTGGTTCAACAGGTGTGTGGTCGCCACTAAGCGCCATTAGCGCGCCGATAACATACACTGCAAACAGAGCAAATACACCATAAGCAACCATCTCTGCGATTTTGCCTAGCCATGATGCACCTTTGGTTGAAATATGCGTCGCAGCTGCAAATAAAACAATAGAGATAACTGAGGTGACAATAGGAGAGAAGGCGTATTCATAACCTAACATTGCATAAGAGGCATAAGCAATTACGTTAGGAAGTAGAGAGACGAACCAGAATAGATTTACAAACCAGTAAAGGAAAGAACCTAAATAAGCCATCTTAGTGCCAAGAGGTTGTTTTAACCAATCGTACATACCTGATTCTGAGTTTTTGTTTGCTGATACAAATTCAGCAATAATGAATACGAATGGGATGAAGTAGACTAAAGTAGCGAATAAAAAGATGGGTGCAGAACTTAGTCCCAGCTCGATGTTGTTATTAACAATGTTACGAACGTTAAATACCGCCGCCATTGTCATCGACAGTAAGGCAAACTTGCCAATTGTCCCTCGTAAAGAATCAGACATAATAATGTATCCCTATGTGTTTGCGTTTGGATTATGAGTTTATTATTTTAGTTAACAATTGTAGGTAACTTTTAGTAAAATTATAGTAATAAGTTTTACCAAAGGTTGCTGTGAGATATGTCATTAAATAGAGATTAAGAAAACAGCAAACTGTGATGGTGATCTACTCTGGTGTTGTTTTTATTTTAGACAAAAAAAAGCGCCCATGACGGGCGCTTCAGTTATGTGGTTTCTTTTATTATTGAACAGCAGGTTTTGCTTCTTCAATTCGTTCTTCTTTAGATAATGATTTTTCGTACTTGCTGTATTTCCACCATGCATAACCAAGGAAGATAACAATACCACCGACGTTGTAGAAGATAATCGTCATGATATCAGCACCTGTTGGGAAGGTTGACGCAAAGAAACCAACCGTGAAAATACCAATCAGAATTGAAACCACAGTGATACCAGTAAGGCGAGAGCCCATTCTAAAGTCACGCTCTAGGTGATCCAATTTTATACGTAAGTTTAAGTACGCAATCATGATGAACAGTGGTGGAAGCATAGAGGCTGCCGCAGTCATGTTAATGATGGTGCTCATTAAATCTTGTACCGTATCAGACGCTAATGTAGGAATGAACATTAGTGGAATAACGATTAAGAACTGAATCCATGCAGCTCGTACCGGAACACCTTGTTTGTTTAGTGCTACTGTTTTTTCACCAAAAATACCTTTTGGAATTTCAGAGAAGAAGATCTTAACCGGCGTTGCTGTCCACATTAGTAGCGAACCAAGCATAGCAGTGAATGATACGATACCAACAAAGCGGTTCATGATGATTTCAGATAAACCAAAGTGTCTTGCTAGCCCTTCAAATACTTGTACTGAGCCACCCGTAAATTTCAATTCTTCGCGAGAGACGAATACGTTCGCAAGCACTGAACCAACTGAGTAAAGTGCGCCGATAAAGATACCTGCAATGATGATCACTTTAACGAAAGATTTGTGACCGCCTTTGATGTCGTTTACATAAACAGCAACTGATTCTGCACCACCCGCAGCCATGAAGATCCACGTAATTACACCAAGGAACGCCCAGTTAAATGATGGAGTCATTGCTTCAATAGTGATTGGGTCTGCTGGCTCAATACCGCCAATTAACGCGCCGCCTGATAATAAAATGTAAGACAGAGTAAGCAGAAGCATTAATGATGAGGTTAAAGAGGTAATTGGACCTAGTAATTTCGCACCATTGTTTGATACATGAGTAGCTACCGCAAACAGTAGGGTACTTAATACCGCTGTGGTTAATGGTGTAAATATGTACTCGAACCCTAAGAACGCATAAGACGCATAAGCAATGATTCTTGGTAGTAAAGAGGTGAAGAAGAATAGGTTAACAAACCAATAAGTATACGCGGTAATAAATGCCCAGCGACCACCGAGTGAACTTTTTACCCATGCATAAACACCGGCTTCAGAATTTTTATTAAGAGATACAAATTCGGCAACGATTAAACAGAATGGAACAAAATAGAACAGGGTTGCAAGGAAGAACATAGGTGCAGAGGATAGCCCGATCTCAATATTATTATTGATGATATTATTGAAACTATAAACTGCAGCAAAAGTCATAGACAGTAAGGCGAACTTGCCTATCGTGCCACGAGTTGATGTAGACATAAGGTACTCCGATGAATCACATATTGTAGGATTGGAGAGAGCAGCTATTAACTCACTCTCTCCTAATTTTTGGTTCTGAATATATTTTCAGATACCGTTTTTTATTAATTTTTCTATGTAAAACTGTTTCAGTTGTTCTATTACTTATTCAGGAAATAGCCATCTTCGATAGTGACTTTTAGAACCACTTTACGAACACGACTATCGCCATGGAATTTGTAGGCTTTACTGTTATCAAACACTGCGACTTGGCCTTCACAAAGTTGATGTGTTTGACCGTTGCCATTTAGGTGTTCACGATCCGTTTCATCGGAATACGCTTGCACGCTTTCTAGTTCAGACTTATTCGCGACCTCAACCGTTTCACGGCCTTCTAGGTAGTAATGAATATCAAAGTATCGGCGGTTGCCAACAAAGCTTTCTGTGTTTTTAGCCACGCCATCTTCAATCATGTACACCAGAGAATCACCAATTGAATACATGATCCCATCACGTAGATTACCAATGTTTTCAATCGCTTCTACACAACGGTTCCATTTACGGCCGTCACGATATACCACTTTAAATTGTTCTAGGTTGTCTAAAATGATCATTACTTTTCTCCGCCTTCAATTGTTGTTTTTGAAGTGAATGCTGTGTTTGAGGTAAATGTGTGATTCGCCAATGTTTTTGGTGAACAGCCACCTTGTTGAAATGGAACCAAAGTCAGTGCGTATTGGAATTTATCCATGTAAACACGGTATGAATCCAACACCTCTGAGCCCCAAGAGTTTGAACCTAAGCCCATTAGTTTATGGTCAAGGTTAAGTGTGATGTAACCACTCTTCTCAAGCTCAATCGTGTGCTGTGCTTCATGAATGTTTTGGCTCGTGTAGAACCAAGCGCTAAAGTTAATCTCTTGCTCAGGCTTAACAAATAGACCAGAACCGTGACGATTAGCTAACGATGCCCAACGAACGTGCTGACGATTACCGTTATTTTGTGGGAACGGGTAGTTCTCAAACATATTCGCTACTGTTGTTTGGTATACATCAATCATGTTTGCTTGTTGGCTGTCTTGATAGTTCTCTTCTGGGCCACGACCGTAGTATTGAACTTGGTCAAACTCATTATTGATGCCAAGATCTAAACCAATCACAGGGATAACATGAGGGTAATCACCGTAACGTTCACCAGATAACTGAATGTTTAACTGGCCTTCTTTATTGATTTCATAAACGTAAGTACAACGCATACCAAAATCAAACACAGGTGGCGCAATAATGCTGGTTACCGTGAAAGTGGCTTTACCATTTGATGCATCAAGGTCGATAGAGCGGAAGTGCTCTTGCATGATTTGAAGATGCGCAGGCTCCCACAGACCTTCATGCTCTTGCTTATGGTTATCCACCATCGGTTTGAAGAAATTCAGCTTAGGTGAGCTTGCAATTAGCTCTTCGCCATTCACTAACCATGAGGTTAATTTACCGTTCACTTTTGAGAAAGTAAGCGCAAAGTTCAACCCTTTCACTACATAATCTAAACGAGATGCCGTGATATCAAGTGCGATTGCATTACTGTTAGAGAACACTGGAAGTTGCTCTGTGTTTTCTTTTAATTGAACTTGGTAAATCGCAATGTCGTGATTCGCTTCGCTATACAGAGTGCGAGAATCTTTACGAACCGTGAAGTTAATGAAGGCTTCACGACCATCTAGCTCTGGTAATGTGATTTCAATGTCACGGCTTGAGTTTTCAGCTAAGCCTTCTACTTTTAGCGTTGTGCTTTGCAGTGTTTCGCCTTCAGCACGGATCTCTGCAGTAATGGTGTAGTCATCAAGGTTTGAGAACCACAGCTTGTTATCAACAGTGAAAATGCCGTTTGCTGCGTCTTTAGCGTGGATCTTAACCGGTGCGATAACTTGCTTGTATTCTTTTAAGCCAGGCCCTGGAGTTTGATCTGAGTAAACCAAACCATCCATGCAGAAGTTGTAGTTGTTTGGATAATCGCCGTAATCGCCACCATATTTTAAGAACTCAGTGCCGTTTTCATCTTTAGCTAGGATGCCGTGATCACACCATTCCCAAACATAATGACCTTGAATAGAGTCATGTTTGTAGAACACGTTTTGGTATTCAGTTAATCCACCTGGGCCGTTACCCATTGCGTGTGCGTATTCACAAATGATGCGTGGTTTATTATGAGGATGCTCACCAAAGGCATTCATTAGTTGAGCGCGTGAGTACATGGTACTGATGATATCAACCACTTCAGCATCACGGTCTTCTTCATAATGAACCAGACGAGTGTCATCAATTGCTTTTGCTGCATCATACATAGATTTGATATTACAGCCGTAGCCAGATTCGTTACCTAGCGACCACATGATGATTGATGCGTGGTTTTTCTGAGCGTGAATATGGCGTTCAATACGCTCAACAAATACATGCTCCCAGGCAGGATCATTGGTAATGCGGCTTAAATCTCCAACGTTAGCAAAGCCGTGCGTTTCTACATCGGTTTCACCCATAACAAACAGACCGTATACATCACACAGTTCATAAAAGCGTGGATCATTAGGATAGTGAGCAGTACGTACTGAGTTAATGTTGTGTTGCTTCATCAAAACGATGTCTTTCTCAACACGATCCATACCGACAGCGCGACCTTTTAAATGGTCGTTATCGTGACGGTTTACACCATGAAGCATGACGTATTTGTTGTTGATGTAGAACAGACCATCGCGCACTTTAATGTCACGGAAACCAACACGGCTTGGAATGATTTCTAGTGTTTTTCCGCTTTCATCTTTAAGTGTAAGTACCAATTGGTATAGGTAAGGGTTTTCAGCTGTCCAATGCGTTGGATTTTCCATATCAATTTTGATATCTACATTATGGTTTGCATCAAAAGAGAGTGAATTTACGATACCTTCAGAAACGACAGTCTTACCATCAAATAGTGCATAATCAAGTGAATAATTAGAGACTGAGCTACTTGTTAGGTTTTCTAACTCTGCTTTACAAGATAATGTCGCACTTTGGTAATTTGCATCAAAATCAGTGCGAATGGTAATGTCTTGAATATGAACTTGCTCTTTACCAACGAGGTAAACATCACGGAAGATACCGCCAGTCCACCACATGTCTTGGTCTTCAATGTAAGTTGAATCAGCCCATTGCATTACACGAACAGAAAGCAGGTTTTCACCTTGTTGTGCAAATTCAGAGATATCAAATTCAGCAGTTAAGCGGCTGCCTTTACTAAAACCAACGTAGCTACCGTTTACGTAAACTTCAAAGTAAGTTTCTACGCCATCAAATTTAATAATGGTTTGTTTGTTGTTCCAAGTTTCGCCTAATGTGAAGGTTCGTTGATAAGCGCCAGTAGGGTTGTCACTTGGTACAAAAGGAACATCGATAGGGAAAGGGAAGCCTTCATCGGTGTATTGAAGATCGCCATGACCTTCCATTTGCCACATGTTTGGAACGGTAATATTGCCCCAATCGCTCATGTGCTCTGAGTAAAACTCGCCAGGCACAAGCAGTGGGTTAGTGAAGAAGTTGAAATTCCATTGGCCACTTAATAGCTGGTAGTGGCTGCTTAATTCACGTTGGAATGTCTTTGCAGACTGAACTGAATCGTATGAGAAAAAGTAAGCACGCGGTGCCATTCTGTTTTCATTAAGGCGGAAGAAGTTTTCCCAATTGTTCACGTGTAGCCTCCCGGACGATGCCGATAGTTCTTATAAATAGGTAATTAATAACTCTCTGGTAAAAGATATTAACTAAAGTTTTAGTAAAACAAATCGGTAAATTGTTTTACTTTTAACTTGGTCACATTATGAACTGAGCTTTGTGAGCGCGGTAACGTTAATCAAGGGTGTAGAAACAATTCATTAACGTTATCGATGCGATTTATGGAGGCACTAAAGCAAATTTATGAAGGTATATTCGAATAGGCATAAAAAAAGCAACGTCAAAAAACGTTGCTTCATAAATAAAGGGCTAATGAGCTAGTTACTTTTTAGTCGTATCACGTAAACGTAATTTACTTGGGATGTAAACTCGAACAGGGATGACTCGTTCATCACGACGGCGCTCAAGTAATAAATTAACGCCTTGGCTTCCCATCAGTTCTGAATGAATACGAACGGTAGAGAGAGAAGGGAAGGTAAACTTAGCGGTTGGTATGTCATTAACACTGATTAAAGCAATGTCTTCTGGAATGCGTAAGCCTTTTTCATGGATAGCACGCAATACACCAATAGCAATGGAGTCAGAAGCAATAAACAGAGCATTTGCGTGATCGGTTTCTAGCATTGCTTTAGCCAGTTTATAACCTGATGAACTTGAGAAATCACCACGGTAAAGGTCAGATTCAGAGACTACGCCTTTTAATTGACCGTATTCCGCAAACACTTCTTCACGGATATCAGAACAATCAATATCATCTTGACCACCAATAAAACCAATACGATCGTAACCTTGATTGATAAAGTAGTTGATGACTTCCTTACTGATACGCGCAAGATCAATATCAACAGAATCAAAGTTTTGTTCGTGATCGGTATAATCAATATAAACAATGTTTTTACTGATCTTTTGAATCGCTTTTAATTGAGCTTTACTTTGACGACCGACGAGTAAAATACCATCGACATTCGGGTTTTTAATCTCAAGACTGCTTTCATAGCTATTGGTCAACGTGATATCAAATTTATCACACTGAGTCTCGATACCGTGTCGAATCGCAAGGTAGTAAGGATCATTAACTTCAGTTTCTTGCTTATAATTATATAAAGCTAGAAAGTGTAATTGTTCTTTTGCTGCTTGAGGTAAGGCACTGGCCAGTTTACGCGTTGAACTGGTTTTGTACTCAAGCTTTTCAGCAATTTCAAAAATACGTCGTCTAGTTTCTTCTTTTACACTTAGCGTTGGATCTTCATTTAATACACGAGATACCGTCGCCAATGAAACTTCAGCTTCGTTGGCTATTTCCTTTAACGTTGCCATTCATCCTCCAGCCATAACGTCTTTTAATTATTCTTTAGTCATAGTACTGAAAAAATTAAAAATTTGATACTCAAAAATAGTTTTTAGTAAAACTTTTATCTTTTTGCATTAAGTGCAATGTAAACGTTTACATTTTGAGTTTTTGATCACAGAAAGGCATGAATATTTACTGATAGACTGCAATCAAATCAAACGACGGAGCAAATGTTGTGAAAGTATTAGTAACTGGCGGAATAGGCTACATCGGTAGTCATACATGTATTCAACTGATTGAAGCAGGTATTGAACCTATTATTTTGGATAACTTGGGAAACAGCAAAGTCGCAGTGCTTGATCGCATAGAAGCGTTAACTCAAGTTCGTCCTGTTTTTTATCAGGGAGACATTCGTGATGAAGCCTTTCTAGATAGTATTTTTGCTGAGCATTCTATTTCATCGGTGATCCACTTTGCAGGCTTAAAAGCAGTGGGTGAGTCAGTTGCAAAACCGCTAGAGTATTACGACAACAACGTCAATGGCTCATTAGTTTTAGCTCGTTCAATGCGAAAAGCAAATGTAAAAAGTATCGTATTTAGCTCATCAGCAACCGTATATGGTGATCCTGCTGTTGTTCCTATTACTGAAAACTCACCAACAGGTGCAACAACCAATCCTTATGGCCGTAGTAAATATATGGTTGAAGAGTGTTTCTCTGATCTGTTTGATGCAGAAAATGATTGGAGCATTACCTTACTTCGCTATTTCAACCCAGTAGGCGCGCATCCATCAGGCACGATGGGAGAAGATCCACAAGGCATTCCAAATAACTTAATGCCATTTATCGCTCAAGTTGCTGTTGGTCGTCGTGAATCATTGTCTGTATTTGGGAATGATTATCCAACACCAGATGGTACAGGCGTTCGTGATTATATTCATGTGATGGATTTAGCTGATGGACACATTGCCGCATTAAAAGCCGTGGGTGAAAAATCAGGTCTTCATATTTATAACTTAGGCACGGGTAAAGGCTCAAGCGTTTTAGAAATGGTTGAGGCATTTGCACAAGCTTCAGGTAAGCCAGTTCCTTATACCTTATGTCCACGTCGTGTGGGTGACATTGCAGAATGTTGGGCAAGCACAGAAA is a window of Aliivibrio wodanis DNA encoding:
- a CDS encoding putative exported protein, yielding MKPTFAKLSLLSTLLLAANVHAIETDFYGEMGIGGRTFFDGDDKGRYSDGTYIEGGLAIEEGNWFGLIYGEGWTVQADDEGNAWATGHGWGGFEGGINRFYAGYRTDAGTEFIAGRIDSSLDDIQWWGDATPENGYTLPNTRDVNVGIKIRNEVGGLRYSVSAAPESDFSEDDALVNFGKYDEYTNKYSYAAFVNGYVQYDIAEDLTLLGGAEFTDGDGEMYLIGAEYKTLSARVWHHTDQGNDISEGTETGIMTSAYYEVAKGVYLSAAYNYANTKLDTAEDETTSYINGGVWYEYADGKFATAIDTKFFMGNDTTESDNEIFIMQYYYW
- the ebgR gene encoding HTH-type transcriptional regulator EbgR, encoding MATLKEIANEAEVSLATVSRVLNEDPTLSVKEETRRRIFEIAEKLEYKTSSTRKLASALPQAAKEQLHFLALYNYKQETEVNDPYYLAIRHGIETQCDKFDITLTNSYESSLEIKNPNVDGILLVGRQSKAQLKAIQKISKNIVYIDYTDHEQNFDSVDIDLARISKEVINYFINQGYDRIGFIGGQDDIDCSDIREEVFAEYGQLKGVVSESDLYRGDFSSSSGYKLAKAMLETDHANALFIASDSIAIGVLRAIHEKGLRIPEDIALISVNDIPTAKFTFPSLSTVRIHSELMGSQGVNLLLERRRDERVIPVRVYIPSKLRLRDTTKK
- the ebgA gene encoding beta-galactosidase, subunit alpha encodes the protein MNNWENFFRLNENRMAPRAYFFSYDSVQSAKTFQRELSSHYQLLSGQWNFNFFTNPLLVPGEFYSEHMSDWGNITVPNMWQMEGHGDLQYTDEGFPFPIDVPFVPSDNPTGAYQRTFTLGETWNNKQTIIKFDGVETYFEVYVNGSYVGFSKGSRLTAEFDISEFAQQGENLLSVRVMQWADSTYIEDQDMWWTGGIFRDVYLVGKEQVHIQDITIRTDFDANYQSATLSCKAELENLTSSSVSNYSLDYALFDGKTVVSEGIVNSLSFDANHNVDIKIDMENPTHWTAENPYLYQLVLTLKDESGKTLEIIPSRVGFRDIKVRDGLFYINNKYVMLHGVNRHDNDHLKGRAVGMDRVEKDIVLMKQHNINSVRTAHYPNDPRFYELCDVYGLFVMGETDVETHGFANVGDLSRITNDPAWEHVFVERIERHIHAQKNHASIIMWSLGNESGYGCNIKSMYDAAKAIDDTRLVHYEEDRDAEVVDIISTMYSRAQLMNAFGEHPHNKPRIICEYAHAMGNGPGGLTEYQNVFYKHDSIQGHYVWEWCDHGILAKDENGTEFLKYGGDYGDYPNNYNFCMDGLVYSDQTPGPGLKEYKQVIAPVKIHAKDAANGIFTVDNKLWFSNLDDYTITAEIRAEGETLQSTTLKVEGLAENSSRDIEITLPELDGREAFINFTVRKDSRTLYSEANHDIAIYQVQLKENTEQLPVFSNSNAIALDITASRLDYVVKGLNFALTFSKVNGKLTSWLVNGEELIASSPKLNFFKPMVDNHKQEHEGLWEPAHLQIMQEHFRSIDLDASNGKATFTVTSIIAPPVFDFGMRCTYVYEINKEGQLNIQLSGERYGDYPHVIPVIGLDLGINNEFDQVQYYGRGPEENYQDSQQANMIDVYQTTVANMFENYPFPQNNGNRQHVRWASLANRHGSGLFVKPEQEINFSAWFYTSQNIHEAQHTIELEKSGYITLNLDHKLMGLGSNSWGSEVLDSYRVYMDKFQYALTLVPFQQGGCSPKTLANHTFTSNTAFTSKTTIEGGEK
- a CDS encoding amino acid permease, translated to MSTSTRGTIGKFALLSMTFAAVYSFNNIINNNIEIGLSSAPMFFLATLFYFVPFCLIVAEFVSLNKNSEAGVYAWVKSSLGGRWAFITAYTYWFVNLFFFTSLLPRIIAYASYAFLGFEYIFTPLTTAVLSTLLFAVATHVSNNGAKLLGPITSLTSSLMLLLTLSYILLSGGALIGGIEPADPITIEAMTPSFNWAFLGVITWIFMAAGGAESVAVYVNDIKGGHKSFVKVIIIAGIFIGALYSVGSVLANVFVSREELKFTGGSVQVFEGLARHFGLSEIIMNRFVGIVSFTAMLGSLLMWTATPVKIFFSEIPKGIFGEKTVALNKQGVPVRAAWIQFLIVIPLMFIPTLASDTVQDLMSTIINMTAAASMLPPLFIMIAYLNLRIKLDHLERDFRMGSRLTGITVVSILIGIFTVGFFASTFPTGADIMTIIFYNVGGIVIFLGYAWWKYSKYEKSLSKEERIEEAKPAVQ
- the ebgC gene encoding beta-galactosidase, subunit beta; this encodes MIILDNLEQFKVVYRDGRKWNRCVEAIENIGNLRDGIMYSIGDSLVYMIEDGVAKNTESFVGNRRYFDIHYYLEGRETVEVANKSELESVQAYSDETDREHLNGNGQTHQLCEGQVAVFDNSKAYKFHGDSRVRKVVLKVTIEDGYFLNK
- a CDS encoding amino acid permease, giving the protein MSDSLRGTIGKFALLSMTMAAVFNVRNIVNNNIELGLSSAPIFLFATLVYFIPFVFIIAEFVSANKNSESGMYDWLKQPLGTKMAYLGSFLYWFVNLFWFVSLLPNVIAYASYAMLGYEYAFSPIVTSVISIVLFAAATHISTKGASWLGKIAEMVAYGVFALFAVYVIGALMALSGDHTPVEPITLEAMTPTINWATLGIMCWIFQAAGGAETAAAYLKDVKGGQKTFIKVIIAAGILIGAMYAVGSLLVNVFVARDSLTYAGGMVEIFTGMAQYFNVSESLVGRFVGIVLFIAMFGSMMMWTAAPVKIHFSEIPQGVYGEKTTELNEHGVPVRAAWWQFAFVVVMLVVNGFGSESVQDMMNTAINLTAGTAMLPPIFIMVAYFVFRLKHDDTPRDFRMGSRKVGMGVVSVLITIFVVSMTASAFPTGVDLVEAFFINVFMTMVFSALAYWWISRFEKKQEKAAELKTASAK
- the galE gene encoding UDP-glucose 4-epimerase, translated to MKVLVTGGIGYIGSHTCIQLIEAGIEPIILDNLGNSKVAVLDRIEALTQVRPVFYQGDIRDEAFLDSIFAEHSISSVIHFAGLKAVGESVAKPLEYYDNNVNGSLVLARSMRKANVKSIVFSSSATVYGDPAVVPITENSPTGATTNPYGRSKYMVEECFSDLFDAENDWSITLLRYFNPVGAHPSGTMGEDPQGIPNNLMPFIAQVAVGRRESLSVFGNDYPTPDGTGVRDYIHVMDLADGHIAALKAVGEKSGLHIYNLGTGKGSSVLEMVEAFAQASGKPVPYTLCPRRVGDIAECWASTEKAEKELGWKATRNVMEMSADTWRWQSNNPKGY